The genome window ATTATTTGGAAAAGAGCAGGATATGTATGTGAGGAAGATTACAACTTAGATGAAGAAAAGCAGAAAGGCATACTATATACTGAACATTATTCGGATAGAGATTGGGAAAAATATGGCGATAATATAGCTCTGGCAAAAGTTGATAGTGATGAGTGGCTACAGTGGATTGTCGAAAACTGGGATGAAGAAGTATTCCGAAGATTAATGAATTATACACTGCCGAAGTATGAAATAGCTGGAAATATAATATGGTTTGCTGATTTAGAATTTGTATTTGATTCATATCAATATGAAATGGTAATAGATGAATATTGGAAACGTCAGACCTTGTTAGAACTTAATTGCTATACAGATAGAACAATGACATTTACAGATTGTGTGAAAATGATTAAGAAATTAACTCGCGATGGAGAAGAAAAATATGAGGAACATTTAAAAGATTATAGGGAGGTTCTTCTTCATGTATATGCCAGTGATGAAGTGGGTAGCCGATTGTTTGAGCTTTTGCAGAAAAACGAAGATGTATTATTAATTGAAATCTATTGTAAAGTGATTGAGTTGATGTGGAAGTATGGAACGGATGAAGTAGTTAATGTGGTAGATGTGACACTTCTTGAACGATTGTCAGACGATGTTACTGTTTGGAATCGACTAGGTGAGCATATTTCTGTAGAGTTTAAGGAATATATAAATAATGATTTGCTTAGATCGAATGTTGCAATGTGTGGGGTTCTACCAATGAAATAACTAATAGTAACATTGGTTAGAACAAAACTACCTTTTTTACCCCCTAAACCAAGGGGGTAAAAAATTAAAATGGTCCAAAGACGTGCGCGAATGTTAATGCGAATTAAAGTTTCAATGCATGTGGAGACAATTGTGTTGCTTTCCAAACTGAACTCAAAGAATCATATCAGTGTAGAACTTCCTATGGATGATATGGACTTAACAAGTGCTGAAAGTAAGGCAACATATAAACAAATTCAAAACTATGTTTTGGAAAAGTTTGGGTTTAAGGTGTCAACACTTTATATTGCACAGGTGAAGAGAAAATATGGTTTAGATGTTAGGGAACACTATAATATTTCAAAGAACGAGAATCAAAAAGTTCCACAGTGCTCAATTGAAAAGGAAGAAGCTATTTTTGATGCTTTGAAATATTATAAGATGATCAAAGACGATTTTTAGTAAATATGGGAGGGTAGATATGAATTCTAAAGAAATAAAGAACCTCATTCAAAATGGAGAAAAAATAGATGTCGAATTTAAAGAATCTAAGAATGCTCTGACCAAAGATGTCTTTGATACAGTATGTTCTTTTAATAATAGAAATGGAGGACATATTTTACTTGGTGTAAATGACAAAAGGGAGATTGTTGGTGTTAGTGAAGATAAAGTAGATAAAGTGATTAAGGAATTTACTACTGCTATCAACAATCCGCAAAAAATGTATCCGCCACTTTAT of Lachnospiraceae bacterium oral taxon 500 contains these proteins:
- a CDS encoding 23S rRNA methyltransferase codes for the protein MHVETIVLLSKLNSKNHISVELPMDDMDLTSAESKATYKQIQNYVLEKFGFKVSTLYIAQVKRKYGLDVREHYNISKNENQKVPQCSIEKEEAIFDALKYYKMIKDDF